One stretch of bacterium DNA includes these proteins:
- a CDS encoding LytTR family DNA-binding domain-containing protein gives MTYKALIVDDERLARREMRLMLANHSEIQVIGEADDLASATAAVERYVPDVIFLDIQLAGESGFDLLERLSVPCKIIFVTAFDVYAIRAFEVNALDYLLKPVSAQRLDVALRRLKNHETVPHHPKKFEYDDRLFIADHHRSFFLKIRNILYIQSAGDYTEITAQTGKFLLSKTMKEWEDRLPEKYFLRIHRGTMINLELVDRVEPLPNQSYHVYIHTITEPFVVSRRYATKIKAVLR, from the coding sequence ATGACATACAAAGCCCTGATCGTAGACGATGAACGGCTGGCGCGCCGCGAGATGCGCTTGATGCTGGCGAACCATTCTGAAATCCAAGTGATAGGCGAAGCGGATGATCTTGCTTCTGCGACAGCTGCCGTAGAACGATACGTACCGGATGTAATTTTTCTCGATATTCAATTGGCCGGAGAATCCGGGTTTGATTTATTGGAACGTCTTTCCGTTCCGTGCAAAATTATTTTTGTGACGGCTTTTGACGTGTATGCGATCCGCGCATTCGAAGTCAACGCGCTTGATTATCTTTTGAAGCCGGTCAGTGCACAGCGCCTGGACGTCGCGTTGCGCCGCTTGAAGAATCATGAGACCGTGCCCCATCATCCGAAAAAATTTGAATACGACGACCGGCTTTTTATCGCCGATCATCATCGTTCTTTTTTTCTGAAAATCAGAAATATCTTATATATTCAATCGGCCGGCGATTATACCGAAATTACGGCTCAAACCGGAAAGTTTTTATTATCGAAAACGATGAAAGAATGGGAAGACCGCCTTCCGGAAAAATATTTTCTCCGTATTCACCGCGGTACTATGATTAATTTAGAACTGGTCGATCGTGTCGAGCCGCTTCCAAATCAATCCTACCATGTGTATATTCACACCATAACCGAACCGTTTGTCGTCAGCCGCCGGTATGCAACAAAGATCAAAGCGGTTTTGCGCTAA
- a CDS encoding response regulator transcription factor: MIKVAIIEDDRGIRSAIDAFLRLQNDMTSVGVFASVEEFLTSSKTTPDILLMDVQLPGMSGIDGIRPIKERFPAIQIMMLTVYHDADRIFSSLRAGANGYVLKSAPFTDIKQDILTLFAGGAPMSPQIARKVTEYFSNQSGSTIPESLTAREKDVVHALVDGLSYKMVSDRLGISMETTRFHIRNIYEKLHVHSKAELISKVLKTR, from the coding sequence TTGATCAAAGTAGCTATCATCGAAGATGATCGAGGCATCCGCAGTGCGATCGATGCCTTTTTACGTTTGCAAAACGATATGACGTCGGTGGGCGTTTTTGCATCCGTAGAAGAATTTTTAACATCGAGTAAAACCACTCCGGATATTCTTCTCATGGATGTCCAATTACCCGGCATGTCCGGTATTGATGGCATTCGTCCTATCAAAGAACGATTTCCAGCCATACAGATCATGATGCTTACCGTTTATCATGATGCGGACAGAATATTCAGTTCACTTCGCGCCGGCGCTAACGGTTATGTACTTAAAAGCGCTCCATTTACCGACATTAAACAGGATATTCTGACGCTTTTTGCCGGTGGCGCGCCCATGTCGCCTCAAATCGCCCGGAAGGTCACGGAATATTTTTCCAATCAATCCGGTTCGACTATTCCGGAATCGCTTACGGCGCGTGAAAAAGACGTCGTGCATGCCCTCGTTGATGGACTTAGTTATAAAATGGTTTCCGACCGGCTTGGCATTTCCATGGAAACTACCCGCTTTCACATCCGCAATATTTACGAAAAGCTCCACGTCCATTCCAAAGCGGAACTCATCTCAAAAGTTCTAAAAACCCGCTGA